Within Burkholderia contaminans, the genomic segment GGCCACGGTCGATGCACGCACCGATCCGGCAGCCCGCGACGAAATTCCAGCGATTTGTGCTGAGATCGATGGCCTCATCAAAACGTACAGAAACGCCAGCTTCACTCACCGAGCCCGCGCGTTGCTCGATTTCTGCCGATACGTCTACGGCGGCGGCCAACTCGCGCCGCGATCTCTCCTACTGGACGGGAATTCACAGGCGAAAGAAGCCCTCCTCCGTCACGCACTTTCGCATGCATTCCATGAGCGCCATGAGCTTCCGGCTGAATGGCTGACCGCCTGGTACCTAAACGACAGTCGCTTTCTTAAACCGACTGCCGCGAAGCGTCACCAGGAGATGTTCACAGCCATCTTTGCGGACCTCTGCCATCGACAGTTCCGGATCAACCTTGCGACGTGGGCGCCGCCGCTGTCTACTAAGAGCCTCCAACTGTCGTACCAGCCTGTATCGATGGCGCTTGGTGCGGTCCACGAAGCGCTTCCGTTGCCGGACGTAACATCCGATGAGGCCGGATTGGGCCGAATCGTTGAAGCGATCGCCATTTCGGCTGCAGACGAGCTCGCCAGATACTCGCGCTTTGTGGCCCGCTACAGTGCGCCTGCAGACGCCCCAATCGCCCGTTTGACGTTGCCCTGCTCTCGGTGGCCAGGTCCCGTCTGGGAGCGACTTGCACTGATCCTCGCAGATCTTAGCGCCGGGGTCGTGGTGACTGAGCCGACCACTCTGTCTGGACTGCTCGCCCCACTCAACGCGGACCAAGTTCTTGAAAGAATCCCGGCATCGGCGCTGATTGCGCAAATTGAGACCTATCTCGGTGTCGGAGTGGAGCCGGATCCGCGGCATGGGGCAATCACGCCAGGTGCGTCGACACCAATCGTTCTCTTCCGGTCCGGAGATCAGCCCCTCGCCGAAGCGCCCCGTGAGAAGAGCACTGACTTGCTGCCGCTCCACACGAAGCACCACACCAGATGCGCCTGCGTCGTGTTCTTCTCGGACCTGATTCGCTTCGGCGCACCAAACCCTAGTGCGGCGTTAGACGCGGCGAACGCCATCATCCATCGTTGGGAGGACCTCCCTGATGAAGCCCACGTCAGGCTGCAAGCGCTTTTGGTTGCACTTACAGCGCCTGAGGCCCCCGCTTTCCGGGGTAAGAGCGCCCTCAAGAAGCAAACTGAACTGATCGACCTTTCGGACAAGGAGTCGCTCGCCTCCGAACTAGTTGAGATAGCCCGTGCGGGCGGGGCAATCGAACAAGTTGCGATGGTCCGGCAACTGGAGAAGTACTTTGCGATGCTGGGCGTCGATTCCAAATCCCTGTATGACCTTGCTCATGCAAGCATCGGCTCAAACACGCCGGTGGCTCATGGTGGCACAAGCGTCAATCGGGGAGCACTTGACGTCGAGCGTATTGCTGCGCTTCGGAAGGAGACCGCTGCCGTCGACGACGTCCTTACGTCGATTTTCGCTGATCCGCTCGAACAAACTCCGCGCCCCGTCGACGGGGTAGCGACTAAGACCCCGCAGGAAATGGTGTCGACCACGGCAGGAGCGGAAGTGGAATTCTCGGCACTGCCCACCCTGGATGGCCGCCACGGCGCACTGTTGCGGGAGCTGATCGCGCGAGATACATGGGCAGTCGCCGATTTCGCAGCAGCGTGTGCTGCGCACGGAGTAATGACAGCCGGCGCTGTAGAGAGAATCAACGACGCAGCCTTCGAGGCTTTCGACGAGCCTTTGCTTGAGGGCGACGATCCGATTGAATTTAACCCTGGCCCGTTAGCGGCTATACGGAACTGAAACGACTCCCGGGCCGGCGCCAGCCGGCCCAGCCTAAGCGTCGGCCATTACCAAAAATACAACGAGAAAGCAGATGGCCGACCGGATCTTGAATCTAAAACCCTTCCTCCGAAAATAGGCGCTGCCGGACTGCACTGTTGCCATCCTGGGTCTCGTCAAATGCTCACCGAGTCCCACAATAAATAGAACTCCAGCCTCTAGTCCGCTTCGCGAATATTTTTTTCGCCAGAGGGGGTGAAACATCGACTGCCATTGTCGTATATGCAAATAGGGGCAACGTTCGCACGCAAACTGCGTAGCTCGCTGCCAATCTTTGATTCGCTGCCATTTAGAAAGGGTTACCCAGTCATGAGCACCAGCTACAAAAGCCTCCTCGCCCAACGTGAAGCGCTGGAAAAGCAAATCCAGGAAGCACGCGACCTGGAACGCGGACAAGCTGTTGAGAATATCCAAGAGATGATGCGCATCTACGATATTTCGGTCGCCGAGCTGACTGGCAAGAAGACTCGGAAATACACCAAGCGACCCGTTCCTCCTAAATACCGCGACCCGAGCTCGGGCAAAACCTGGACGGGTCGTGGCAAGCCGCCCGTGTGGATCGCTGGGAAAAACCGCGACCAGTTCCTGATCGTCCATTGAACCAACTCGAGCCGGGGCTGATCGCTCGCCCCGCCCCCGAGCAGCACCTAGTTCACGAGCGAACCTGCCAACGCGAGGCGAAACATGTATTCGAACGCAAGCACGATTGCCGGTTACCTTGGCTCACGCAACTATGAGCTGCTCGCGGAATTGGCTAGGCGATCGAGTGTCGTCTGCTTTGTTGACTATCGCACTGGAGAAGGTGAGCCCTTACGGGATGTCGCTAGAACGCAGTGTGACCTTCACCACGGCAGAGAGGTGTTTCTGATTGCTGCTCGAGGTTTCGGCTACGTCCATGCGTTCGGTGAAGACGAGTTCCGGAAATTCTGCGTCCACTGGAATGTCGAGTTTATAGAGCCGAGTTCCACGGGCGCTGTCGGACAACCAACAGAGGCAGCCGGATGGACTGGCGCTGTGAAGCGTGCATACGGACACCTCTGGCACGCCGGCCGCAACCAGGCGACTGGTTCGACATCCGCCGCGGCGCGAGCAATCCGTGAGGCAAAAACCGCGTTGTTGTCGGTCCTAACCCCGGAGCAGCGAGCAGATGCCGTGGCCTCCATCCGCGGAACCAACGATGTGCCAGCCTCTCGCCATCAGTACCCACCGGGCCTTTGAGGAGAGTCCCTTGCTCACTGCTCTCACCATAGCGGGCCTTGTCGTGGCCTGTCTGATCACAACTTCCCTTTGGTTGCCAATGGTCTTCCTCTTCGGGAAGTCAATGCTCTTCCAAGATGTCAACAACACGGGCATGAATGCACACGAGCGGCATGCCGTCCGCCTCCGTGAACTCGAGAGGGCGAATAAGCGATATTGGCGCAAGGCCCGCCGCAGCTTGGCGAGCCCAACTCTTGCTCCGGGGAGCGAGTGGTGGCTCGGAGGTGACCGGATCATCATTGCGGAGGTCAACTCGCGCCATGCCATCTACACTATGGCATCTGGCGGACCATCAAAGCGGCTTCCGAAGAGCCAATGGGTGAGCCTCGTTCGGGCGTGACTGCTGAGTCATCGGCCGTTCAGAATTGACGGCCACCTGCCGATATACCACCTTTGACAGCAAAATACCGCTGGCTCTCTCACCGATCCGACATGCCATTTCTCTTCGTTAACTGCTTCCTCATGTACGCGCACCTGTTCGCGGCCGTTCGTCTTGCGTCTCGGAACGTCGAGGCCGGCCGTGGCTCCTTGGCATCGCGTTTGTTTATGGCCGGCCATGTCCTATCTTGCGTCGCGGCGGTCTTCGGCTTTCTCCTCGGGGCCGAGATACTAACTCTCGACCGTGACGGTGGAATTGCTGGTGACGCGTTCAACTGGAGCCCCGTTGCCTACCTCATATTCGGTGCTTTGAGCCTGATAGCATTTGGCACAAAGTTCTACATGAAATACTGTCGACACATCTCCAAGCAAGAGGTTGGGCCTGCGGTCGTCTTCTCCCTCTGGGCAGCAGTTGGCGGTGCCTATGTCTCCTTCACGGCGATCGACCACTTCGTGTTTTTCCGGGATCGCGACCACTCCGGTCAAATGGCAGTCTCGTTCGCTGGTGAACGCCTGGACTGCAACGCCGACATGCTCCTCGTGCGGATCGATGGAAGCACCGCGGCCTATCGGTGCCCTCAGACGATCCGACTAGGTCGCGACTACTCGGCGCCCTTCGTTCCCTGGCCGAGCTATACCGAAGGAACCAGCGTCAAACTCAAAGCGAACATTGACGCCGTGATGAACGAGGTCTCCAAAAAGCGCGGCATCGTCGTTATCCCCGCCGGAGAGATCAAAGTCAAACCTAATTTTGGAACCGACTAGGACCCGGACATCGACGTCGGAAGGGGCAGTCAGCGAGGACGTCAAGCTGAGCGCGCCGCTTCAAGATGTCCAGGCACCGTCAAATAGAGTCTGTCCGCATCGTCTACCTGCCCTATGATCGCAACCTCTAACGATGAAGCCGCGCCGAGTATTCCGGTCGGGCCGCGTGCCCCGTCGACCGAAGCATTGAAAGCCATGCGGGTGCGCGCTCGCTTGATGGTAGGCGTATACGGAGGTGAGGCTATCGTTTTCGTCGGATGCGCGATCGCCATCGCATTGCCAGACATCCTCCAGATCGCCCGAGCGGCCAGCCTTGATCCAGCCCAACGCATGGGGACAGTGCTGAGATCCGCAGTGATCCTATCGCTCGCACTGCTTGTGGCAAGCTATCTTGCGGCTCGTGCATGTACGGCCTGGACAAGGCACTCGCCCCTCACGACCGATGGGATGTGGGAACTCGACGAAATACTGCGCGACTCTTTCCTGCAACAATTCACCTGGAGTACTGCAGCCGTCGACCGATTTCGAAATGCCGTGAGAATGATGGAGCGCAGCTTCACCCAGCACGATCTCGAACTACTAAGCGATTACCGCAACCGTGTAATTTCGTATCGCTCAGAACTAAGAGACTGGAAATTCGCACAGGAACAATGGACCCGGATTTACGGTGACGAGCGTGTCGCAAGTGCGGCCGCGAAAGTTTTGATCAAGCGAGCAAAAAGAGGGAGACCGGGCGCATGAACCAAACGTTGAAGGCCCTGCTAAGGTATGTCAAGGCTGCTGGCAGTGATACGACCTGGATCGCGCTACGGGAGCATGTTCTGGGTCCTATCTATCATCGTGAGATGAAGCTCGTCGACGTCCTCTTCGTCGTCTTGCAGGCATACGAGCAAGCGTTGTTCGAGCCACGCTTCGAGCTTCCCGGTAGATACACCGCATCACTCGATCTGCTCCTCGCCCCAATTCGAGGCTCGTCGTCGCTCGATGTGGTCGGCCCACTAGACGTCCAAACGCAGTATTCAGTCGAACAATTTTATGGCGCTATGATCGCCAAGATGCTCTCCGACCTGCGGCTAACTCGTGTCGACTGGTGTGCGGAAGAACTTCAAAGAGCATGACGTCACCGGTGTGCGCCCACCCTATGCCAAGAGACGACAGGAAATGACTTCAGTTACCGACAAGATGCTTCAAGCCGCGATGAAAAAGGCAGTTGAGGTCGGCCTCCTGTCGAAACAGGTCGACACCGATACATACCTCAGGAATTGGGAAGGAATGAAGGCAGTTTTGCAAGCGAGTCTTGATGCTGAGCGGCCTACTCAGGACCCCGTATGAAGGCGGCCATTGTCAAGGCCGACTCGTTGAATTGCCGCTACGCCTTCTCCCAGCAGCCTTCTCACGAATCGCCATGAATTCATACTGGACTCGAACTCGACAATCGCTAATTCAGTATCGGAGAGATCAGCCGGTCGCCGCAAGTCTCACCGTTCTCGTGCTACTGCTGGTTGCCATCCCCATAACATTCGCGACCGCCCGCATTTGGCGCCTGCTTTTCGACGCGTGGTCCTCTACGCCGAGGCATGTCCTTCGCGAGTTTCTCGGCGAAGCCGTTGCGGCGACACTCATTGCCTTAGTACTCTGGCTGATGGTTGGTGCGATAGCTTGGACCTGGGTCAGCGATCGCCGCAAGTCCCGTCGGCCGGGCAACTAATTAGGAATCGCATATGCTCACGAACGCCCTAATAGCTGCTCTCGCCGCAACTACGTTGGTTTGTATCGGCGGGGCGAGAATGTGGTACCTCCAACATATCTGCTACCGACGGTGGATCCAGCACCACAAGGCGCAGGACCAGGAATCGAAGGCTGCGCTGGAGGTTCTACAGCGCCGGTTCTTTCGCCTCGCTACAGTGATCGACTCGTACGCCGGCGGTATCAGCACGCGGCTCAGCGAGAGCGCCAATGTCGTGGCAACGCTGCACTCGCGAAATCCCGCATTCTTTCTTGAGTGGCCAGACCTTGGCCGTTGGCTGGATGCCAACGACAAGTACCTGTCTGCTTTGTCCGAGGCATCATCGGACTGGCTTGATCCGCGTCACCGGGAGAAAGTTCATCGCGTACAAGAGTCCAGTAAACAGCACTTCGATATTGCTTGCCAGCGAGACGGCACGATGCGTGCCTCAATTCGACTTACTCGCCAAGACGGAGTCTTGGTCGTTCATGAAAATCACGGATCGATCGGCGTCAAAGCAGACATCCGAGCGGTCGTCGAGTATCTCCAACGACGGTGTCAGCTTGGACAGGACGAGGTATTCATCGTTCGAGACGCCAGTGGGAACTACGATTGTGCGATGGTGAGAGATCGTTTCTTCGTCCGCTTCCTCGAAATCGAGGTCGGTGACGTGTCGACGGCAATCGCCTGTGCGAAGTCGGCTGGACCAACTGCGATGCCGATTGAACTTGCCGAACCACAGCCGGGCGCGCGGAGCTGATTGCGACCGCCGAGTGCCACAAAGCAAACCTAAGCCAGAAAGATGGAACCTTCCATCATGGGAAGCGCAATGAGTTCAACCACTACTATTCGTCCCCGCGACCGGGATGCCCTTATCCAAGCGCTTCGCGCCGGCGTAGTCCCCCGTGCGGGCCAGTACCTCATTCAGGTAGGCCGCTCACGAGAGATTCAAGCGCTCGTATCGGACATCGATCGAGTCGCAGCGGGTGGCACCACTTTTCGTGTGGTCGTTGGCCCTTACGGTGCAGGCAAGACGTTCTTCCTGCATCAAATTCGAGCCGTCGCCCTCGAAAAGAAGCTGGTCGCGATCAGCGCCGATTTGAATCCCGATCGCCGGCTGCATGCGACCAATGGCCAAGCACGCTCCTTGTACGCGGAGCTCATGAAGAACATGTCGACGCGGAGCAAGCCAGACGGCGGCGCCCTCGCCAGTGTCCTCGAAAAGTTCATCAGTGCAGTCTTAGAGGAATCCCGTGCAACGAGCAAGGATCCTGAGCAACTGATCTTTGGAAAGTGCTCGCAGCTCACCGAAATGGTCAACGGATACGACTTCGCTGCGGTAGTGGCTGCCTACTGGCGCGGGCATAATTCCGGCAACGAGACACTCAAACTCGATGCAATCCGCTGGATGCGCGGCGAGTTCACCACGAGGACGGACGCGCGTCAGGCCCTCGGGGTTCGGACCATCGTCGATGACTCGACCGTCTACGACCATATCAAGCTGATGGCCGCGTTCGTCCGCCTCGCGGGCTATAGCGGCCTGCTCGTTGGGCTCGACGAGCTCGTGAACCTCTACAAACTCGCGAACGCTCAGTCACGCAATGCGAACTATGAACAGATCCTCCGCATCCTCAATGACGTCCTCCAAGGAACGGTAGAAGGGCTTGGATTCTTGCTCGGGTGCACACCGGATTCGCTGTTAGACACCCGACGAGGAATCTATAGCTACGCGGCATTGCAGTCCCGCCTCGCTGAGAACTCGTTCTCGGCCGGAGGCCTGGTTGATTACAGTCACCCGGTCCTTCGCCTGGGCGCATTGACCCGCGAAGACTTCTTTGTGCTCCTCGAGAAGATTCGGCTCGTTTACGCTTCTGGCGACCCAGCGAAGTTCCTTCTGCCAGATGAAGGTCTTGCCGCTTTTATGGCGCACTGCGAGCAGCGGATCGGCGAGGCCTACTTCCGGACACCGCGTACGACAATCACCTCGTTCGTCAACCTCCTCGCGCTGCTCGAGCAATACCCTGGCACGCCATGGCACTCGCTGATCGACCGGGTTGATGTCTCGAAGGACGACGGTGCCGCGGCCGAGCATGAGACTATCTCCGATGCCGGCGCTGACGGCGCTGACGGCGCTGACGGCTTGGCCTTGTTCAAGCTTTGAGTGCCAGCCGATGACTACACAATCGTCCAGCTTTGAGCTCCTCCATCCGTTGATCCAACAGTGGATCTGGCAGGCTGGCTGGACCGAGTTGCGCGATGCCCAAGAAAAGGCCATTCCGCCGATCATCGCCGGGTCGACCGATGTCATTATTTCCGCGGCTACAGCGGCCGGAAAGACGGAGGCTGCCTTCCTTCCCATCCTGAGTCGGCTACTCGCGCCCGATTCACTGGGGCACTCTGCGTTGTGTGTTTCACCGCTCAAGGCGCTAATCAACGATCAGTGGGATCGCCTTACGCAACTCTGCGAAACACTAGAAATACCAGTTGTGCCGTGGCACGGAGACGTGGCCGCCAGTAGAAAGCAGGCGTTTACGAAGGGTCGGGCCGGCTGCGTTTTGATAACGCCAGAGTCCCTCGAGGCGCTCTTCTACAACCGGGGCTCTGGAATCTCTGCCCTTTTCGATCGCCTCGACTACGTAGTCGTCGACGAGCTCCACGCTTTCATGGGTAGCGAGCGCGGCATGCAGCTGCAGAGTCTTCTTGATCGACTCGAAACTGCGCTTGCGCGGCGTATCCCTCGTATCGGGCTGTCCGCTACCCTTGGCGATATTCGCCTCGCGGCTGAATACCTCCGGCCTGGCGAAGGCGAAAAGGTAACGATCGTCGAGAGCACCATGAGCAGTTCGTCGCTCCGAATCCTCGTCAAGGGATACCACGATGGACCGCCACTCCTTTCGGAAGAGGAGATCGAAGCCCGAACGAGCCGCGGCGAGTCCGTGACCGCCATGGAGACTGCCGGCGCCGGCATGCTTCAGATCGCCCGGCACATTTACGACAACCTGCGTGGCCGCAACCACCTGATCTTCCCAAACAGCCGGCAGAAGGTCGAACAGTACACATCGCTTCTTCGTGCAATGTGCGAGCGTGACTGCCGCCCGGCCGAGTACTGGCCACACCACGGCAACTTGTCGAGAGAGCTGCGAGAGGAGACCGAAGGTGCCTTGAAGCAAACCTCATCACCCGCTTCAGCTATTGCGACGTCAACACTGGAGCTCGGCGTCGATATTGGCCCGGTCGAATCGGTCGTGCAGATCGGACCTGCACCTTCTGTCTCCAGCCTGCGGCAACGGCTCGGGCGTTCAGGGCGCAGAAAGGGGATGCCAGCGATTCTGCGCGGGTACGCGCTCGAGGCGCCGCTCGACGCCCGCGCCGCCGTGCCCGATCGGTTGCGTGAGGATATGGTGCAGCTGATTGCGCAGATCGATCTCCTACTGCAACGCTGGGTCGAACCGCCACGGGTTGGCGGAATGCACCTCTCAACGCTGATCCAGCAGATGTTGTCGTTGATCGCCCAGCGCGGAGGGGTGACCGCCGCGGACGCCTTTCGTCAGCTCTGTGTCCGTGGACCGTTCCGGTCTGTTACACGGGAGGACTTCGTCACGGTGCTTCGCGCCCTCGGGACCAAAGAATTCCTGATGCAAGACAGTTCTGGGCTCCTCCTCCACGGCCCGGTCGGAGAAGCAGTCGCCGGGCACTACAGCTTCTACGCTGCCTTCTCGAGCCCGGAGGAGTACCGACTCGTGTCAAAGGGACGCACTCTTGGTTCTCTGCCGATGACAGCGCCGCTCGCGGAAGGCGACTTCCTCCTCTTTGCAGGCCGACGTTGGAAGGTCACTCGGATCGATAGCGACCAGAAAATGATCGAGGTCGAACCGTCGGGCGGTGGTCGAGCGCCGTCGTTCGGCGGATCGCCGGGGAGGGTTCACACGCGGATTCGACAGCAGATGCGTGAGATCCTGGCCAGCGACGAGACCGTCCCCTTTCTAGATGACGCGGCTCAGCGGCTTCTCGAAGGCGCGAGGAAGACGTTCAGATCATTGGGGTTGGGCCGCGCGTTCTATACAGTTGACGGCGGGACCTTGCGCCTCTTTCTGTGGCAGGGTGATGAGATACACGCGACACTTGCCCTGATGATGAAGTTCTTCGACGTCGATGCGGTCAACGAAGGGCTTTGCGTTGCGGTCAACGGCGCGTCGATCCAAGAGGTCGATCGCCTGTTTGCGCACCTCTTAGAGCGGGAGCCGATTAACGCTGCTGACTTGCTCCGCGACGCTGAGAACTTGGCCGTAGAAAAATGGGATGGGCTGCTACCACCGCCGCTCCTCCAACTGAACTACGCATCTCAATTCCTGGATCTTCCTGGGACGTACGAGTTTCTCCGGCGACACACCACGCAGCGCGATGGCGCAAACCCAACCGAGATAGTCGAGTCTGGCCCAGGGACTTGACAAACGTTGTGGCCCCGTATTATCGGCAGCAAGATCTCCATCCCAAACGAGGCATATCTCATGGTCGGTGAATTCAAAGTCGGCGACAAAGTCACCTGGGTCAGCCAAGCCGGTGGCTACACCAAGGTAAAAAGTGATGTTGTGGTAGAGGTCGTCAAGCCTGGCGGGCGACCGAGCCGGGAGGCATTCGAGTCGCTTTACACTGGCAATGGCATCGGCGCTCCCCGAATGCACCAGTCCTACGTCGTCCGGGTACCCGGAGCGACTTCGAAGGCTGCAGGCGCAGTCTACTGGCCCCGGGCCGCGTCGTTGCAGCCCGCGCCGGAGGACGGCAAGGCAAGTGCAAACCGAACCGAATGATGAGAAGAACAGAGTCAGCTCGCCTTTGTAAACTTTGTACGCGAAGACTACGAAAACATGGATAGCCTCAACGATTTTGCCGACGCTCTGCGATCACTGATCGGCCCTGGCGATCGCATCCGACCGTTTGTATGCGATGGATCGCCGTTGGCCTGCAGCGTGTTCATCATCGGCACAAACCCTGCTTCGTCGCTCACGGAACAGTTTTGGGCCTACTGGGACGACTCGACCGGCTTCGACAAGCATCACTTCATGCAGGCCTACAGTGACTCCCGTCGAAGACGTGGAAAGCAGGTCGTCAGCCAGACAAGGAATGCGCTCGAGGTACTCGTAAAAAGTTGTGCTCCCCTCCGCTGCCTCGAAACCAACGTATTCGGCGAGGCGACCGCGACGCAAGCGGAACTATTGGCCGCGCCCATTCAAGGGAGAAGCGTCCTTCCGTTTCTCGTCGACGCGATCAAGCCGAAATGGATCATTGCGCATGGCTTAGTAGCCGGCAAAGCGGCAGCCGCGTATGAGAACAGCGCACACGTTGTGCGCTTGCCTCATCTGAGGAAGTGCGCCCACGCAGACCTGCGCCGACTCGGACGGCGGATAGTCGACTCCATGCTCCAATCAGGGGCCCTACTGGCCGATGCATCCGCCATGCCGCCTACTGACAGCCGAGGGATCTCCCCACGAGCCTCCACGCAGATCCGGAGGCCCCTTGACCTCATCGCGGGTAACCGCCGTAACGACCGTCAGTACCGCCTTCGGCTTGCAGACGCGATCCGGTCCGTCGCGCGCGAGTTTCAGGATAGTGCTTTGGAGACTGCGTGCGATACGGAACTCGCCCGGCTTGGCTCACCCACCAATTCAAATCCTGGTTGACGCTACCGGACGTCAACCCATTCGGAACCTCAACCGGTGACCACAAACTTCTAACCAACCTTCGGGAGACCCTATGCCTCAAGTAGCCGCCCTAACGAACCTCATCAACCTTGCGCCCATCAATCAATTGGTCGATGGTGCATTCTCGACCATCTGGATTCGCGACGAG encodes:
- a CDS encoding TerB N-terminal domain-containing protein — encoded protein: MPPDHFFETDLNQDKPEVFSIRTAPRAFSAAGLTAHWVPAGMRVNVHHFSLPDGLVYLCGSAGRDGLTKAEPSLIDESLPVGRDENFLIRHLPLYPTYDNASPTARAAYLNWLSGGRRNPGADIGYVYLFFYGLERRATVDARTDPAARDEIPAICAEIDGLIKTYRNASFTHRARALLDFCRYVYGGGQLAPRSLLLDGNSQAKEALLRHALSHAFHERHELPAEWLTAWYLNDSRFLKPTAAKRHQEMFTAIFADLCHRQFRINLATWAPPLSTKSLQLSYQPVSMALGAVHEALPLPDVTSDEAGLGRIVEAIAISAADELARYSRFVARYSAPADAPIARLTLPCSRWPGPVWERLALILADLSAGVVVTEPTTLSGLLAPLNADQVLERIPASALIAQIETYLGVGVEPDPRHGAITPGASTPIVLFRSGDQPLAEAPREKSTDLLPLHTKHHTRCACVVFFSDLIRFGAPNPSAALDAANAIIHRWEDLPDEAHVRLQALLVALTAPEAPAFRGKSALKKQTELIDLSDKESLASELVEIARAGGAIEQVAMVRQLEKYFAMLGVDSKSLYDLAHASIGSNTPVAHGGTSVNRGALDVERIAALRKETAAVDDVLTSIFADPLEQTPRPVDGVATKTPQEMVSTTAGAEVEFSALPTLDGRHGALLRELIARDTWAVADFAAACAAHGVMTAGAVERINDAAFEAFDEPLLEGDDPIEFNPGPLAAIRN
- a CDS encoding H-NS family nucleoid-associated regulatory protein, coding for MSTSYKSLLAQREALEKQIQEARDLERGQAVENIQEMMRIYDISVAELTGKKTRKYTKRPVPPKYRDPSSGKTWTGRGKPPVWIAGKNRDQFLIVH
- a CDS encoding ATP-binding protein gives rise to the protein MSSTTTIRPRDRDALIQALRAGVVPRAGQYLIQVGRSREIQALVSDIDRVAAGGTTFRVVVGPYGAGKTFFLHQIRAVALEKKLVAISADLNPDRRLHATNGQARSLYAELMKNMSTRSKPDGGALASVLEKFISAVLEESRATSKDPEQLIFGKCSQLTEMVNGYDFAAVVAAYWRGHNSGNETLKLDAIRWMRGEFTTRTDARQALGVRTIVDDSTVYDHIKLMAAFVRLAGYSGLLVGLDELVNLYKLANAQSRNANYEQILRILNDVLQGTVEGLGFLLGCTPDSLLDTRRGIYSYAALQSRLAENSFSAGGLVDYSHPVLRLGALTREDFFVLLEKIRLVYASGDPAKFLLPDEGLAAFMAHCEQRIGEAYFRTPRTTITSFVNLLALLEQYPGTPWHSLIDRVDVSKDDGAAAEHETISDAGADGADGADGLALFKL
- a CDS encoding DEAD/DEAH box helicase, coding for MTTQSSSFELLHPLIQQWIWQAGWTELRDAQEKAIPPIIAGSTDVIISAATAAGKTEAAFLPILSRLLAPDSLGHSALCVSPLKALINDQWDRLTQLCETLEIPVVPWHGDVAASRKQAFTKGRAGCVLITPESLEALFYNRGSGISALFDRLDYVVVDELHAFMGSERGMQLQSLLDRLETALARRIPRIGLSATLGDIRLAAEYLRPGEGEKVTIVESTMSSSSLRILVKGYHDGPPLLSEEEIEARTSRGESVTAMETAGAGMLQIARHIYDNLRGRNHLIFPNSRQKVEQYTSLLRAMCERDCRPAEYWPHHGNLSRELREETEGALKQTSSPASAIATSTLELGVDIGPVESVVQIGPAPSVSSLRQRLGRSGRRKGMPAILRGYALEAPLDARAAVPDRLREDMVQLIAQIDLLLQRWVEPPRVGGMHLSTLIQQMLSLIAQRGGVTAADAFRQLCVRGPFRSVTREDFVTVLRALGTKEFLMQDSSGLLLHGPVGEAVAGHYSFYAAFSSPEEYRLVSKGRTLGSLPMTAPLAEGDFLLFAGRRWKVTRIDSDQKMIEVEPSGGGRAPSFGGSPGRVHTRIRQQMREILASDETVPFLDDAAQRLLEGARKTFRSLGLGRAFYTVDGGTLRLFLWQGDEIHATLALMMKFFDVDAVNEGLCVAVNGASIQEVDRLFAHLLEREPINAADLLRDAENLAVEKWDGLLPPPLLQLNYASQFLDLPGTYEFLRRHTTQRDGANPTEIVESGPGT